A window of Acinonyx jubatus isolate Ajub_Pintada_27869175 chromosome B2, VMU_Ajub_asm_v1.0, whole genome shotgun sequence genomic DNA:
cagtttcctatctgtaaaaGGAGAAGACCTACCCCCATAGGTGTTGTGAAGATGAATAGGTTAACACACATAAAGTTCCTGACACCTAAAAAGAGCAGTAAGTATTTGCTGCTCTGCTGATGATACCATCCCAATTCCCCGAATTCTCTGCCCCAGTGGACTGTGGTAAATCACATCGGCTGGGGGACTAGGACACAGGGGTCTATTCCCGGCTCTGGCAGTGATCATCTATGTGACCCTGGGGAAATCACTtcctctttctgagcctcagttctccTCTTCTGTAAACATGAGGGGGCTGGGCTACtatgtcctttaaaaaatctttccagCTCTGATTTGCCAGGCTTCTGAGATAGGGACAAGAGTTTTTCAGGGAATTTAGGGTTTCAGAGAGATCTTGGGTGTTTGGCAATTAAGCACTCATGCCAAATACTTAACGATTTAAACTatcaatggaattttttaaatacataatttattattttttttatgtttttttaatttattttgagagagcacgtgtgcacatgggggaagggcagagagagagaatcccaagcaggctgtcagcccGAAGCCTGAGGCAGAGCTTTATCTCActaaccaggagatcgtgacctgggctgaaattaagagaccgatgctcaaccgactgagcccctatTAAATAGGCGCTCCTATTAAACTACCAAAGGAATTTATTCCTCCAACAAAGTTCCCTGGGAATAAATGAGCCCTACTGCTTCAAGAGTTTGCAATTACAGATGATATGCCAGTAAGAGGGGGTATCCCGGAGCACTGACCCTCCCCTCAGCGAGCCTTTGTTCttagaaggggaaggaggaagccacAAACTGAGAACCAAGCCCAGAGAACTGAGGGGGTTCAAACACTGGGGGTGGGTCAGTGTGGGATGTTTGCTAGGCAGCTGAGCTCGAAGCCTCTGATTGGCGAAGGCGTTGCTAAGGCAAACAGTGCCGCTTCCTCCGATTGGCCAGTTAGTGAAGGGCCACCCGGAAGGTGGGGCTCCCCAGAGGAGCAATGGAGGAAGCCCCGCCCCCTCTCCTTACcgggaagaggaagggggaggcgTAACTAGGGCCAGCATCCCTAGCAGCAGCGAATACACTCCCTAAACGTGCCCAGGCCCGGACATCCTGAAGAGGTAGGCGGCTGGCTAGTAAGGTAGTCTCCAGCCCAGTCAACGAGCCCGCCTGTCGACAGTGCTGGGTTCCCAGGACCCTGGAGCCCACGAGTGCTTCCTTCCTACTCCTTGGCAACTCAGCCTGCTGCGAGGGCAGGGCTAAGCtacgcccccgcccccagcagggAGACAGCTGGCGGGAGGAATGCAAGGGCCCTGCCAGGCGGGCGGGCTGCAGGCGGGAGGCCGGCCTGGAGCCGGAGCCGGCCTTATAAGGGCACGGAGGCCGCCCGCTTATCTAGGGGGCCGGCCTCCTGTCAGGATGGCGAGGATGGACACCTGTCCCCTAGGATGAGGGGCACTAACCCGGCTCCATCCCACCTCGGTGGGCACCTATCCTGAGTGAGGGAGAGACGGggaccccctcccctctctgccggtgaagtccctccccttccttcccctcagaTAGGCGACCCAAACACACCTTGGTCTCCCCGCTGCTGTCGGACTCCGACACCTGGTAGGTGAGGTCTGTCTCTTCAAAGCCCGTGGCACTCATTCTCTGGTCTGTGGTGGGGTCTGAACGGGGTGGAGAGTCTGGCGAGTTGAGGCAGGTCTGAATCAGTGCCTTGCCAGTCTCACTGGTGATCATTGGCTGCAGTTTGCGGGTGGCAAAGGTATACACATGGCCTGTTTCACTGGCCACCAGCAACAGCACCTGTGTCCCTGTCAGCGTGGACAGCTCATAGGcctgggggtaggggggaggagATGGGTAGGTCAGCCAAACTATTTCTCTCTACCTTCCTTGGGAagtagggaagaaaagaaatacacagtgATCTCAACCCCCTGTctgcccccctccgccccccaggGACCTTCCTCTCCAACGACTGGGGCAGGGAAAGGGTCTATCAAGATATCTGGAAGTGAGCTGGAGAGCAGAAGAACTACCATGCTCCTCCTTTGAGGAGCAGCCACTGACCTGCAGATACCTCAGGCACAGTCACAGCCCCCTAGTGACAGAATATATAACCTCAGGGGACTTGGGGTGGCAGGGGTCAGGTAGCTGCTCCTGACTACAGCTTAGTGCCAAGAGCCTCATGGAGAGAGGGCTCTCACCCACTCTTCACTGTCACAGGAACCAAACTGAAGTTGCTATCACACTGTAAGTCGCATTAGGGATAAGGGGCCACGCCAAGTAAGTTCTAAGCTGTCCCATGTTTCTTCCCAGAAACCACACAAGCCCTAACCTGTTGCCATTTGTCCTTCTGCCCTATAATACTGTGCtacccccttttttctttctttgtcttgatGCAGTAGCATCTGGAATGATGCAAGAGGAGACGGGGGCTAGATTAGCAGCTACCACCCCTTCCATGAGCCCAGGAAGGAAACCAAGGGTGGCCCCATGAATGGTATCCTTACTCTCCCAAAAGTTCCACAACCCACCTTGGAAGCAGCTCTGGTTTCTATAGGGGACAGAAATAAACACTGTCCAATGTCCCCAGGGTTCTAGCTTGTTTCCCAGTTCACCTGCTTCCATCCCTTCCCATATCTTCTACACCTCAAGACGGTTCCTTTCCTCATCCCTATTGACTGGATTGCTGGCTGGAAGAGGAAGAATTTCTAGGTACCTCTGCAaacctccctgccttcccccaaaCTCCATGCACAGATTCTCCCTAGGGCTGGAAACACCACTTGTCCCAAAGGCAGATGGTTCTGAAGTCTGTCCTGCAGGGAGTGTGCAGGTTTCCAGTGGATGCAAAGGAAGACACATGGCCATCGCTCGACTCAGTCCCTGCTGCTCAGGGCAGCATCAGTTCTCCTGCTTTGCTCCCTTACCTGGGGCTCTTAAGCCCCATTGGGTCATCATACCTGTCAGTCCTTCCAGCCAGCACTACTCTTGTGGTGCCCACCTTCTTCCCACACATGCTGGCTCATTGTTGTTACAGAGCTTCAGCCTCTTCACCTCCATACCTTCCCTTGGCCCCCTGCTTTTCCAGCACCCTCCCCCGAACACCAGAAGGCATTGGATCTAGTGACCCCCGCGTCTCATTAACCACCttccaagcagcctccaagctTCCCACAACCACTCTTCACCCCTTCACTCCGCAAGGGCCCCGTTCCTCTCTCGCGCCCGTCACTCCCACCTCGGCgcctttcccctcttctctggaCGTTCGCggcatctccccctctccccacatttCCTTAGCGCCCCTCCCCTCTCGCCCTCCTGGGGTAACAGCTATACCCTCCCACACAGCTCCTGCAGACTCGCCGCCTCTCACCTCCGCCTCGGCTCTGCCTTCCTCCCGGGCTCCCCCTGCGCGTCCCCACCCTCCGTGTCCCCTGTGGCCGGCCAGCCTCCCGGCCCGGTACCTTCTTCATGATGCCCGTCTTCCTCTTGCTGAAGGTCGTGTAGCGCCGCAGTTTGTTGTCGATGAACTCCATCTTGATCTTCACGCGGCCCCGAGTCTTCTTACCCGGCTTGGCCCCGCTCACCGCGCCGCTCACCGGCCCATAGCCCCCggtggccgccgccgccgcctcgggcCCACCGACCACCACGCCGAGCTCCATCTCGCTCAGGCTCCGCTTCAGGCCGCGCCGCTCCGcgcccagctcctcctcctcacccGACTCCGAGTCGCCCTCGCTGCCGCTGTAGAGGGCCCCCGCGGTGGGCGCCGGGGTGGTTGTCGCTGCTGCTGCAGCCTCCCTCTCGAGGCGGCCCGGCCCGAGCCCCGCGCCGTTCCCGGGAACCCGGCCCCCGTTAGCCCCGCGagtcccgccgccgccgccgccgccacctccCGGCCGCCCCGTCGGGGTCCGGTTCAGGCTGCCCCCCAGGGCCGAGCCCCGGCCCAGCGCCGCCGCGGCCCCAGCTTGGCTCGGTAACATGGCGCTCAATGCAGGAGGGCGGACGGGCAGTCAGCGAGGAAtcggagccgccgccgccgccgccatcgGCTTCCCGGCTCAACCCGGCACTCCCGCTGCTGCTAGAGCCTCTatcgctgccgccgccgccgccgctgcgaACCCGGGGCCCCTGCACGCCCGGGCCGACCTGGGCCCTCACTTTCCTGCCCCTGTGGCCCGGGTTGCCCCAGGCCGCTCGGAGCGCCCCCTGTCCGTATGCTAGGGCGGCGCGCCCGGCGGCCGTCAGCGTCCCCCggggggcaggggctgctggCCGCGGCCGAGACGGCGGGTGGAGGGGGCCGGGACCACGCGCTGGCGGCGGAGGAATCCCCCGACCCTTCCCCCCATATAAAGAGATACAATGTTTCCTTTTATGGCGAGGCCGCTCCTTATATGGTGAGCCCCTGCGCCCCCGCCGCATTGGTCCGTGGTTCCGGCACCTCCGCTCCCCATTGGCCCACAGGGAGCGCTTATTTGCATAGACATACCGAACTCGCTGCTGTCATCCCGCGTCAGACGGCGACTCCGAAAGGGGAGGAGCCGACGCCTCTTAAAGGAACAGGAGAGGAGGTACGACTCCGCCCCCCTGACCGGAGAATGGTGGAGAGAATTGGGAGGAACCTGCTGAGGGGAAGCCTGGGAGTGGACTGGAGTTCAGTCCCGCGGAGAAATGCGAGCAGCACTAGCAACCCGGCATTAGAAGGGCTGGAAGCAAACACTGGGGTAGTTCCTGAGTGGATTGTGCGTGTTGCAGTAAATGATATCATGCAGCCCAAATTCCAAGGGAGTGCAGGGATAGGAGCACTTCCCCACGCCTTCCTAAGGGAGGCAAAATTTACTGGCTGAGCCGAGGAGGCTTGGGTCCCTGGCGTCCAGACTTGTCGCTTCCCCGCCGCTccaacccttcccctccccccgacttcctttccctttccctctcttttccaggCAACTACACTTTCCCACCAGGCCGGCTCCCCGGTCCTCATTCATCATCCTCTATACTGGAGGGATCTTTGGCAGACATACATCTGGAAAAGACCGGGGGGAGACAGTTGGCCTCCCAGTCCCCGAAGGGGGCAGGGAGACGAGATGAAGATC
This region includes:
- the SRF gene encoding serum response factor, whose product is MLPSQAGAAAALGRGSALGGSLNRTPTGRPGGGGGGGGGTRGANGGRVPGNGAGLGPGRLEREAAAAATTTPAPTAGALYSGSEGDSESGEEEELGAERRGLKRSLSEMELGVVVGGPEAAAAATGGYGPVSGAVSGAKPGKKTRGRVKIKMEFIDNKLRRYTTFSKRKTGIMKKAYELSTLTGTQVLLLVASETGHVYTFATRKLQPMITSETGKALIQTCLNSPDSPPRSDPTTDQRMSATGFEETDLTYQVSESDSSGETKDTPKPAFTVTNLPGTTSTIQTAPSTSTTMQVSSGPSFPITNYLAPVSASVSPSAVSSANGTVLKSTGSGPVSSGGLMQLPTSFTLMPGGAVAQQVPVQAIQVHQAPQQASPSRDSSTDLTQTSSSGTVTLPATIMTSSVPTTVGGHMMYPSPHAVMYAPTSGLADGSLTVLNAFSQAPSTMQVSHSQVQEQGGVPQVFLTAPSGTVQIPVSAVQLHQMAVIGQQAGSSSNLTELQVVNLDAAHSTKSD